Proteins encoded in a region of the Drosophila busckii strain San Diego stock center, stock number 13000-0081.31 chromosome 2L, ASM1175060v1, whole genome shotgun sequence genome:
- the LOC108596234 gene encoding protein sly1 homolog codes for MLTLRERQINAIKQILNLNSQQPKALAAEPVWKILIYDRVGQDIISPIISIKELRELGVTLHVQLHSDRDSIPDVPAVYFCLPTEENLDRIQQDFSNGLYDVYHLNFLAPITRSKLENLAAAALHAGCVANVHRVYDQYVNFISLEDDFFILKHQQSDQLSYYAINRANTRDEEMEALMDSIVDSLFALFVTLGNVPIIRCPRNSAAEMVARKLEKKLRENLWDARANLFHMDATQAGGGVFSFQRPVLLLLDRNIDLATPLHHTWSYQALVHDVLDLGLNLVYVEDEPGAAATGARKKPKACDLDRADRFWITHKGSPFPTVAEAIQEELESYRNSEEEIKRLKTTMGIEGESDIAFSLVNDTTARLTNAVNSLPQLMEKKRLIDMHTKIATAILNYIKARRLDSFFELEEKIMSKQTLDKPLLDLLRDPEFGQAEDKLRLYIIYYICAQQLPEAELERLREALQAAGCDLSALAYVQRWKALMNRSPGISQATQYEGGGTRTVSMFTKLVSQGSSFVMEGVKNLVVKRHNLPVTKITEQVMECRSNAETDDYLYLDPKLLKGGDVLPKNRAPFQDAVVFMVGGGNYIEYQNLVDFIKQKQTSNVNRRIIYGASTLTNARQFIKELAALGSEIQAPAAS; via the exons ATGCTGACACTGCGGGAAAGGCAAATAA ATGCCATTAAGCAAATACTGAATTTAAACTCGCAGCAGCCAAAGGCGCTCGCAGCGGAGCCTGTGTGGAAGATACTTATCTACGATCGTGTGGGTCAAGACATTATATCGCCTATTATATCCATTAAGGAACTGCGTGAGCTTGGCGTGACTTTGCATGT tcAGCTGCACTCGGATCGCGATTCCATACCAGATGTGCCCGCGGTTTACTTTTGCCTGCCCACGGAAGAGAATCTCGATCGCATACAGCAGGACTTTTCCAATGGTCTATACGACGTCTATCATTTGAACTTTCTGGCGCCCATAACACGCAGCAAATTAGAGAATCTAGCTGCCGCAGCATTGCATGCCGGCTGTGTGGCCAATGTACATCGTGTCTACGATCAGTATGTGAACTTTATAAGTCTGGAGGATGACTTTTTCATACTGAAGCATCAGCAGAGCGATCAGCTGTCCTACTATGCCATCAATCGCGCCAACACACGTGACGAGGAAATGGAGGCGCTAATGGACTCCATTGTAGATTCCTTATTTGCCTTATTTGTCACATTGGGCAATGTGCCGATAATACGTTGTCCACGCAACAGTGCCGCTGAGATGGTGGCTCGCAAGTTGGAAAAGAAGTTGCGTGAGAATCTTTGGGATGCGCGTGCCAATTTGTTTCACATGGATGCCACGCAGGCGGGCGGTGGTGTCTTTAGCTTCCAGCGACCCGTGCTACTACTGCTCGATCGCAACATAGACTTGGCCACACCACTGCATCATACCTGGTCCTATCAGGCTCTGGTGCACGATGTGCTAGATCTGGGTCTCAATTTAGTTTACGTAGAAGATGAGCctggagctgcagcaacag gtgCACGCAAGAAGCCCAAGGCGTGCGATCTTGATCGCGCTGATCGGTTTTGGATTACGCACAAGGGCAGCCCGTTTCCCACAGTGGCTGAGGCTATACAGGAGGAGCTCGAATCCTATCGCAACTCCGAGGAGGAAATCAAACGCCTTAAGACCACCATGGGCATTGAAGGCGAGTCCGACATTGCCTTTTCGCTGGTCAACGATACAACAGCGCGTCTCACCAACGCCGTCAACTCGCTGCCGCAGCTTATGGAAAAGAAACGTCTAATAGATATGCATACTAAGATAGCCACCGCTATTCTAAACTATATTAAGGCGCGTCGTTTGGATTCCTTTTTTGAGCTGGAGGAGAAAATCATGTCCAAGCAAACGTTGGACAAGCCGTTGCTGGATCTGCTGCGTGATCCAGAGTTTGGCCAAGCAGAAGACAAGCTGCGTTTATACATTATCTATTATATATGTGCACAGCAGCTGCCCGAGGCGGAGCTGGAGCGTTTGCGTGAGGcgttgcaagcagctggcTGCGATTTGAGCGCTTTGGCTTATGTGCAACGCTGGAAGGCGCTAATGAATCGCTCGCCAGGCATAAGTCAGGCCACGCAGTATGAAGGCGGCGGCACTCGAACAGTTTCCATGTTCACCAAGCTAGTCAGCCAGGGCAGCTCCTTTGTCATGGAGGGCGTCAAGAATTTGGTGGTCAAACGACAT AACTTACCGGTGACCAAGATAACAGAGCAGGTCATGGAATGTCGCAGCAATGCTGAAACAGATGATTACCTGTACTTGGATCCCAAGCTGTTGAAGGGCGGCGATGTGCTGCCCAAGAATCGTGCACCATTCCAGGATGCCGTTGTCTTTATGGTCGGCGGCGGCAACTACATTGAGTATCAGAATCTGGTGGATTTCATCAAACAGAAGCAGACGTCCAATGTTAACAGACGCATTATCTACGGCGCCTCTACTCTGACCAATGCGAGGCAGTTCATCAAGGAGCTCGCTGCGCTTGGCAGCGAGATTCAAGCGCCTGCAGCAAGTTAG
- the LOC108594515 gene encoding out at first protein — protein MISNARNHNAKLVKQKSKVLQHALACFNYFKHTRSLLLFMICSLLFNTKGSNQAGAQLLINVQNQGGEVIQESITSNIAEDLITLEFQKTDGTLITQLIDFRNEVQILKALVLGEEERGQSQYQVMCFATKFNKGDFISSDAMAKLRQKNPHTIRTPEEDKGREIYNMSSWVQLNRSLPITRHLQLLCAEATDATYVRDMDIKAWAELPGSSISSLEAATEKFPDALSTRCNEVSSLWAPCLCTLETCIGWYPCGLKYCKGKTAAAGLGADTSGAQQQQQQTNYRCGIKTCRKCTQFTYYVRQKQQCLWDE, from the exons ATGATTTCTAACGCGAGAAATCATAATGCGAAACTAGtgaagcaaaaaagcaaagtgcTGCAACATGCACTGGCatgtttcaattattttaaacacactcgcagcttgctgttgtttatgATCTGCAGCTTGTTGTTTAACACCAAAGGCAGCAATCAAGCTGGCGCCCAATTGTTGATAAATGTACAAAATCAG GGCGGTGAGGTCATACAGGAGAGCATAACGTCCAACATTGCTGAGGATTTGATTACACTGGAGTTTCAGAAAACAGATGGCACCCTAATCACACAGCTTATCGACTTTCGCAAT GAGGTGCAAATACTGAAGGCTTTGGTCTTGGGCGAGGAGGAGCGCGGCCAAAGTCAGTATCAAGTTATGTGCTTTGCCACCAAGTTCAACAAGGGTGACTTTATCTCCTCGGATGCAATGGCCAAGTTGCGCCAAAAGAATCCGCACACAATACGCACACCCGAGGAGGATAAGGGACGTGAAATCTATAACATGAGCAGCTGGGTGCAGTTGAATCGCTCGCTGCCCATCACACGTCATCTGCAGTTGCTCTGTGCCGAGGCCACAGACGCCACCTATGTGCGCGATATGGATATCAAGGCCTGGGCCGAGTTGCCAG GCTCCTCGATTTCGAGCCTGGAGGCGGCAACCGAAAAATTTCCTGATGCGCTGTCGACGCGCTGCAACGAGGTGAGCAGCCTGTGGGCGCCATGTCTGTGCACACTGGAGACCTGCATAGGTTGGTATCCCTGTGGACTGAAGTACTGCAAGGGCAagacggcggcggcggggCTGGGGGCGGACACGTCCGgggcgcagcaacagcagcagcagacgaaTTATCGGTGCGGCATCAAGACCTGCCGCAAGTGTACACAGTTCACCTATTATGTGCGGCAGAAACAACAGTGCCTCTGGGATGAATGA